The DNA region CCCCGGGTTCGATTCCCATGATGCTCTGAGCAAGGACTAGATGACCTGAGCTGGAAACAGGAAGGAACTCAGTTAGGCCTTGCACGATTCCTAGCATAGTTGCCTGCAGCGTAGTCATGGTTGAACCTCTCCTTCTGGTTCCGGCGGCCTCTCACCGCCGCAACGAACTGCCTGGAGAACGGAAGAACTAACAGAGCAGTCGCCAGGTTGAACAGGGTGTGCGCATTCGCCAGCTGCACGCCGGAATCAGGCGATGTGAGGCGAAGCGCCTGGCAAACCGGGCCGATGAGCGGCAGGAAGATCCCTGCGCCGACCAGGTTGAAAATGATGTTCGCCCTGGCAAGAGCCTTCGCGTCATCGCCCGCCGGAACCGATGCCAGAAGTGCAGTTATGCACGTCCCCACATTGCTGCCGATCATCATAGCCACCGCCCCGGGAAGCGCAATCAGCCCCCCCGAGGTCAGCTCCACAAGTAAGCTGCTCACTAGGGCCGAGCTCTGCACCGCTGCGGTCACCGCGACACCGGCAAAGGCCGCCAACACCGTGTTGCCAGATGCCATTGTGAGCACGAGCCTGATGGTGTTGGAATCTGCAACTGCTGAGCAGG from Clostridia bacterium includes:
- a CDS encoding Na/Pi symporter, whose amino-acid sequence is MITAIPFAGGLALFLLSLTGMSRALGEVLSPRTRTVLTGASVPAAFAFGAGATALLQSSTLVSVTLVGLVSARAMGLAPAFAAVLGANVGTTITAQIAGFRPTWLGWIAAVAGLLLVGWARAAARMRGGKALRARARQQSLAGGAAMGFGGVVLGLDLMGQACSAVADSNTIRLVLTMASGNTVLAAFAGVAVTAAVQSSALVSSLLVELTSGGLIALPGAVAMMIGSNVGTCITALLASVPAGDDAKALARANIIFNLVGAGIFLPLIGPVCQALRLTSPDSGVQLANAHTLFNLATALLVLPFSRQFVAAVRGRRNQKERFNHDYAAGNYARNRARPN